The stretch of DNA ACTATatgacatgaatatatatatttatatgtttgtatatgcaTCAGTAATAGTAATTCAGTATATGGAATTTATTTCAAGAAAAGTTTTGACATCACGATTCTATGTATCATGGAtacaaactgattttttttggaaaggaGGCTTGGCATGtgacatatttttcttttaaagagaaaaaatataaaatacaattacCCTTGTACAGTGAAACAAGCAGTGGGTTCACAGATCAACGGTCACTCTGGAAGTCACCATCATACAACTGGGCCACTTCTGTCTCACATCAGCACTGCAGTGGCTCATTCAACTTGTCAAATGTAGAAAGGAGAAACTCATTTCTCCCAAAATGACAGTTTTCGTGTCATTACAAATGTTCTGTGCGGCTGAACATGAAGCtagatttgaattttttttaaagtagtcTTCATAGggttaaagcaaaaaaaaccctgctgacaaatatattttacacacagaatgaactaaatgtgattttatattATTGTGACCAGTGTTTATACTATTGAGTTCAAATAAGCTGTATTCAGAGCTGGTGActaatttgtgtaatttatgcttgaagctttaaaaaaagcgAAGGAAGCTTAAACTCAATACTTGAACACTAattcaaagcaaacattttccttaGATTGCACAGATTTAATGTCCTCATGCGTGAGGAATTCTAattaaatatcaaattattataGAAATATCACAGCCCACTGTTTTGTACCTATACTTTTCTAGGAGTTTGGTCGCATTCCAGGAGGCAACCTGGCTCAATGATGACTTGTTCGTCaaggcggggaaaaaaaaagatccataaCATCCATTAGAGGTCTAAAAATTGTTTCCCTTCTGTGCACTCAACTCAGATCACGAGACAGAGCAGCGCATTAGTGGCAATTAGTGGCATTGTGACATTGAACATGAGGGAGCAGGTTGCCCAATTTACACACGCTTAATGTCAAAGTCCTGCTCTTTAAATAAGGGAAGAGTAATGGTTTATATACCATAAACGGCTGCAGCCTAATATACAGGCTTAAAATGAAATTGGCCTTAAAACACTTGGGTCTTCATATGCGTTTCTTTGCGCACAGTATGTTTATCACAGGCATGAATTTCATGGTTGCGAGAAATTGTCAGGCAGACAGGTGATGAACTAATACCGATGAGATTGGACATTGTGCAATGGAAAAATACTGGAATTTAACATCCTGGCTATTTTGGGGAAACCCCGCCCTGTGAATGGAGCTGTATGAGTCCATATATGAGCCTGATAACTGATGAGCAGGATTTCGGTGCCAACCCTTCCTTATGGCCACATTACTCAGCTCTGAATACAGCCATACATCTCCGCATGTGGTCCAAGAGTGATTATTTCCGAGCTCCTTTTCTCTATAGTTTATTGCTACCGTGTGGccaaaaacattatttgtttcatttattttgttgggTGATTAGAAAATATGATATGTTTATGGAACTTCCAATAAAAACCGGGGCGGAAAAAACCCTCTTTTGATAAGAAAGACCTGATACCGCTATGGCATAGCACGAAAATGGCACCATAACTTTCTTTTGTGTGCTACAAATGACTCAGTGGGTCAGATATAACATtctgcaatgttaaagaaagaaaaaaaaaaacatgaaagaggCAGAAAGTAAGATCAATTCACCAGAGAAATCCAGCGTTGAGTTTAAACTTAGCTCCAGACTTCTTCGTAATAGGATGTAGCTGTTAACCATTGACCTCAAACTCCAATTAGGACAAACACCCCTCAAAGTGAGCACTTAATTGGCTGAGAGATCCGAACGTGTTGAGCTTGTCAGTCCCCGAGGTGTTGTTGATAACTTTTTGGACTGACCTAGCCAAAGGCCCTTTGTATTTTGGTAGCTTAGATGTGAATGCAAAACagcttttcatctgtttttcaaagTCAATCTTTTGACCGGTTTGTCTCATGTCTGACTATTATTGTGCCGCCATCACACGAGCACAATTCATTGGAAGGAATGCAGTGAATTTCCTGTTAGCTCTTGGGGGatatggtttgtttttcctgttgctgggagcctttttttttttctcttttcttttccgcTTGCCCTCTTTAACTTCCCGTCGAAGAGTCCGACAGAGAAGCTACAGAGGTGAGCGTCAGAAGCCACGGATCAGACTTCTGTTATTTGTCAGCCGGCCCCGTGGGTTGTGCTTTTTAAATTGGGAATTTAAAGGGGGCAGGGAGGGGAAAATGCTTTTTAAGcatttattaaagaaaacaaaagcacaacacCCATATAGGTGACTTTGAAGGGAGATGGTGGCCCCGCTGGTGGTGGACATTAGCATAATCTCATGCCATGCTGCTGGTCGGCGTGCTCTGGGTGCTTCCAATGCTTGCATTAGCGCTGCTGTTCTCGGAGGGGGAAGGGTTGTTGGAAACAGGTTGTCGTTTTGCTCCCGAGCAGGGACATCCTGaagacaggaggggagagagagtaaGAACGTGCTCCGAAGGCAAGGACtgatgaaaagacaagaaaggagattaaaagaaaatcctcaCCAGGAAGATTTGCGGCAGTCGAGCTCATGTCTAATCCAGCTGGGTATCCTGAATTAAGCAGAGTGAGACAATTTCAAATCCGGACAAATATGAATTCAGATCATCTGTATATACCAACCAAAATAGTGGGACGTACATTTACctgttttaattttgatgaaCCACAGGGCTCCGATAAGTAAAACTCCAATCAGGAACCCTCCAAATGCAATGCCCAGAACACCAGGTAGGCCAAAATCAAAGCACGGTTGGGCTGAAACATACacatgaaaacatatatataaattaataaaataataataatgtatgcAAGATTCAGAAAACCAACAGCGGACAGTTCAACCGCAACTGATGGTTGCTGCCACTGACAACACagtatgaaaataaatttgcAAAGACTTGAGAGGTCCTTATGGTGGCTTGTCAATCACAGTGAATATCCCtatattgttttgcatttgtgtttgtgtattcgTTTATTTATGTGACAGCATTGTCGTACGGGGACCCAGTTGACGACCGCTGAGATGTTACGACATATTTTAATTCTTTGACAGAGAAATAAgattcactgtgtttttctgtggttATAGCGAAACAGTTTTTAGATATCAGATGTTAGAATTGTCAAATTTTTTCTATAAAAACCCTTGCACACAATTTCTCGCAGTTCTCGACAGGAGCAGTACTCATGTCTCTGGTGAATACAATATTTTTAGGCAGCTGAAACTCATGGAACTTCCTGTTAATGTTTTGAACTAGTTCCTGCATTCAACAATCTGACTTTATATTGACAATGAATTTTAGTGAAATAACGAGCAACGACTACATCCACCCAGGTCTTATGTCCCTACAGACTGATTATCTTTCTTGCACAACCTGAAGCCAACACCTTCCTCAACGGTTAATCTATattcatcatatatatatatatatatataaatattttaaatgacaaacagtaatgtaaaatacatgtGATTTGTACAAGCTATGGCATAATCCTTGAACACcgcctccctcccatctcctggttgccatggcaatgcAAGCAAAGCCGATGTGGAAAATATCACAGCCATTACTTTTGCAGGGTGACCTCACcccaacagaaataaaaaagtaaatttgtACTCTATCATTTCCTCCTTTCTGATTTAATGATACAAATTTCAATTTACAATCAAGTTATGCATTGGCGATGTTCTTCGTGCGAGCTGAGTGCTGGCTCGCCCCACAGAATGTGCTTCTCTGCTAACAGACTtaatagaaaacataaaactCGGAGCcagcagcaataaaaaaaaaaaaaatcacttctcTTCAACGCAGCTCcgacagagaaaagagaacagGCAACCGCTAAAACTGGATCAAGCCTCTGACATACAAAACTGTGGCACAGAAATACGGTATTGGCCGGCAAGGCCGAGCCACAATTCAGCATCACTCATTGTGGTCCGGCAGAGGCGTGAAGCAGAGGCGTGAGCGGATCACCTTGAGACGGACGTCATCTCACGAAGGCTGTACAATAGATCATTGACAGTTTTTCCCCTTCACTGAGACATCACCTTAAACTGTTCCGACATCTGATTGTACGGACAAACCTCTCACTGGGCACTTATTGATCGCTCTTTCCAATTTTcaagctgaggaaaaaaaatgttctcaaatttcagaaaatgtccctgaaaatcatttatttgacaCAGCCTGGTCAGATACAGAGAAATACTGATGCAGCAAGGTCTTGATCCGAATTGTAACCTTTCTTCAAACTCCCAAACTGCTTTCTGTCATATACGCTTCAAGGCTTGAATCTGAACTTGAGgggccacacaaacacacacacacacacacacacacacacacacacacacacacacacacacacacacacacacacacacacacacacacacacacacacacacacacacacacacacacacacacacacacacacacacacacacacacacagacacaacttTGTCTGACAGTAAGCAGTCTAAAGTCCAgcaagtgtgtgcgtgccatgtgttcaagaaaaaagaaagaaaaaaacacagtgtgcatcgatccctccctctccccttcttctgGGGCCTCGTGCGACAACATTTGGAAGAAACTAATCATCACCTTTGCGTGAGTTTCTCTCACCTGCCGCTGCCGCCTCCCGCCTCCCGGTGGAGAGTGCTAGGCTAAGTACTACACTGGGCGTCATACAATACAGCGCTCCCCTCCTGAAGTACATTTAAGACAGGACACGGAGGACAGAAGACAGAGGGTTTGTTTTGTGGAAACTCGCCACCGCTCTGCACatcatgtggtgtgtgtgtgtgtgtgtgtgtgtttgtgtgtgtgtgtgtgtgtgtgtgtgtgtgtctctctgctgtgagcCAAGACAAAATCTTGCTAATGTCAAAACACATAGGACATGTGGACTTAAGTGTATAGACACAAATGTGATATTGTACATGCGACTTCCTTTCGCGTTTCATTAGAATTTAAAGTTAAtgtgatatgtatatatataatttatataaaacGCTATCATGCTTATTTGATTAAAGAACAGCAAATACCAACTGAATTCAACACGGCCTACAGCACTGAAACAGTGACATCTGGTGGCCGCTCTAACTGCCTGCATCTCCGACAGTCGAGGAGCATTCCTTGACCCTGAATGGGCCAGAGACATCATGGCAGCATGAGTTGGCTTTCtcttgggactttttttttttcttcttttctttttcccctgcAATCAGTCGCAGTGTTAGTTTGTATAAGTGAGGCTTTGACAGCGAAGGCTGAATAAACAGGGGCAGGAAGCAGAAGCTCCAGTgcaggtggacaggaggagacaggcagCAGGCCTGTGCCGTGGCTCCCTGGAGCCCTCTTTCATGAAAGCAACCAAACAGGAAGGATTGCTGAATGGAGCACTCAGTCCGGCCCAGCGAAGGCAGAACGCGGTCTGCTAGTCCTGCTGATATAACCCTTGTATCTCTGACACCGGCTAAAGAATGGAGCCGCGTAAACACATCTACCAAACccgcattttttttccctccacggCTAATTCAAGTTGTCCCGCAGAAAAAACATTCCTAGTCACGCAAGTTGAAGCAaaacagcaaagagaaaaaaagccaaacaggATGCAGGAGTATGGATGAGTCGTTTTGTCAGCTTCCTCGCCACATACACCGCAACACTGACACGCCGGcctttgtatttctcttttagAAGAAAATGCAGAATAAAGGAAGCTTAAAAATAAACAGTGCCTTCATCAGCTTTACAAAGAACACACTCCAGGTGTTCCAGCATTTAAGCAGCATCTACTTTTCTTTGTATGACATTGCTCAGAGATGGAATTTTCCTCGAAATTAACCATCCGTCTGGAGACGTCTTTCATTGTTGAAAGGCATCTTCCCTGGTTTGAGTCAACTGTGTTGAATGgtccgacagcagcagcaggcacagTGGCTGTGTTTGGACAGCAACGTGGTCAGACCCCCTTGGAAATACAAAGGacttcacctccctcccctgaGGGCCATTACTTCTGATTGTGGTCACAAGGTCAGCCTGCAGACCTTCCTAAAGGACGAGGCCCTGCCCTGCAACCCCTTTACCGGCTTCGCCGCATATCCTGATTCCACTGCCATGACAACGGCGTGCAGCAGCGTTTGTTGTGAAACTGAATTCCAAAATATGGATGGAAATTAAAGCAGCAAAGCAGAAATGCACTGAACGAGCAGCCGACTAAGCAATTAAGTCCTGAGGGCAAGAAAGGAAACACTTAAaagttctttttgttttccttttgagaGTTTTGAGAAACTTTGCAGTTaagagaataaaacatgaatcattCATCCATAGTAGGGGTTTGCCTAAAAAGGGAGAATATTAAACTCAAGGCCCCCACCAAGAAAACGTTATTTGGATCGTTTCGTTAATATGAAAGCAATTAGGTTTCCTTGTTtgatagtttttgttttaaaaaagaatgaattaatCACAATAccaagacaaagaaacaaattaaaagacacATGTTTTACTTGATGAATGTTATGTTTCTTTTAGTGAATTATATTAAATGAGACAAATTATTTGGTCTTGTCAAAAATCTATGATAAATGTATGTTGATCATCGTAAAAATACCAGAAAAtgctgtgtggaaaaaaatgcctATGATAAAACTGCTTgaggacaaattaaaacaaaagtttgcCAATGTACCATCTGCTTGTAAGTGGacgatttgaaaaaaaaacaatacaaatgaaaaatagtACCCATCTATATGTTAGAATTTGAACTGAACTCACTCGGTGGCTGCAGACACGGCTGAGTAACCTCCAGATTCCTCTTCACTCTTCCTCCGTCTCCGCATTTCTAGTGAGGTGGTACAGAACAACTTATCAACAACAAAGCCCCCGAAAAACTCAACGAAAGAACTCAAAAAGGTCAAAGTGTTATAAGCAAGCTCGAGTGGTTTGATTTTGCTGGCGATGAAGTGATTAAAGTCAAAACTCTCCCGTGAATACAGATCTACCCTGCAACACAACTCAAAATATTTCTAGACAACCAAAGGAAAATACTAACACAGGTTATGTTTTCTTCATGCAGATCTAAATTGCTTACCTAATTTCAATGAAAGATTTGATTTTTCGCATTGCAAGACGTGGTCCATTCGTGCCGTGTCATTAACAGTTGATGAATAGTTGGAAGTCTTCCTACCTCACTGTAGCACAGTTTGACGGAGCACTCCAGGTCCCACGTGGTGGACGTCAGCTCTTGGAGCTGATCTAGCGAGAAGCTGAGTCGGGTGCTGTTGGGACAAGAATTTGAGGAGCACGCCTCGGGGATGAAGGGCAACTCTTTCACGACGGGACACGAGCCCTTGGAGTACACGAAGCAGCTGATCACCTTGATGGTCAACACGATGTCGCCTAAAGTGTGGCCGGAAATCTACAATGGACAGGACAAAGGCGCCGGAATGAGTCAGATCAGCCGAGTGCGGCGAAGTGTAATAAACTCTGAATCTTAGATGTGCAGTAATGTACGTAAGGTGAACGATTTCCTACCTCTGCATAAATCCTCTTGTCACTCTGTACCTTGGCGTTGGGGTCCAGGGGGGATCGGTAATCGGGGGAGTTGTACAGCTGCATCAACAGAGGCATCTGATGTGGGTCACTCGCTGCAATGGGAGTGACTGCTTCTGGTCCTGGGACTAATTCTGTGACTGAGAGAGaaacggcaacaacaacaaaaaaaaccttaacattcatacatttttattactgATAATGTGCGTTTTTTGGATTAAAAACACTCAAAGGAGTGACTCTGGCAAACTGtgtttataaaataatatatattgcATAACAGTACTAATATGATATCAGTAATGATGAGGGAGAATATTACTTTTGCAATTATCATAGCAGTAtcctctgctcttcatctcGCTGCAGGCATTGTGTAACATGTATCATGCGTGGGCTATGACTGTTTGCCACCTGCTCTATTGgcagaaaatgacttttttctttcttctgcgtTTTATTGTCTCACCTGCGGGGTTGTCACTTTTCACGAGAACCAGTAGAATCGTAGAGTCCGCCGGCCGCAGTTCAGTGTAGCTGGTGAAAGTACTGACTCTGAAAACCTCCAGCGCCTTCCTCTGCACATCCCTCGCATTGTCACTGTTCAGCGTGTGCAAAGGCGAGATCCTTTGTGGGATGTTGGGCAGCAGGATGTCATTGTTGGACTGCGGAAAGAGAAGACGTGTTCAGTCAGGAGACGCCGACGTGCAAGTAATCACTCAAGAATTCTCACAGTCATGGGGGAAAATTCTTTCATGCGTACGAAAACAGTCAACTCCGTTATTACATGAGCTATTTCACATGCGCTATGTCAAACTATTGACAACAGTTTTTATCACACAAACCGGAGACTCAGTCCTCTTCACAAATCCTGTCTCACGTGGTGTTCTGGGACAATAAATATGATAACTCTGTGGGCCATAACTAccggactgtgtgtgtctgtgtgtgtgtgtgtgtgtgtatgtagactTACGCCAAACTGGGTGTACTGTGCATTGAGAACGATCCATGTCGTTCCCTGAGGGCCCCTCAGGAAAACCCTGATGTTCTTTGTGTCCACGCGAAGCGAAACATTACTGCCAAA from Scophthalmus maximus strain ysfricsl-2021 chromosome 20, ASM2237912v1, whole genome shotgun sequence encodes:
- the eng gene encoding endoglin isoform X1, translated to MEGHMAPFALLLCIAAAASASSQTCDPKHVNGNPWFQVRDMLPGCWTSFVTEDQAEVHILSFSTTMFSLEMTNAKRMNLILTAPDTFHAISNINAGVNIYLNNNSSIVPHGNTPPNNVHKQDFPTQDEELVQWATQRFGGVTSFTTVRNLNAISTTGTTGTKPGSRHCNLQNEDASEKHFMEITSAPLAPSFTSCSPQQPKIPRDDMELHIVNIPENANICNVSLRVDTKNIRVFLRGPQGTTWIVLNAQYTQFGSNNDILLPNIPQRISPLHTLNSDNARDVQRKALEVFRVSTFTSYTELRPADSTILLVLVKSDNPAVTELVPGPEAVTPIAASDPHQMPLLMQLYNSPDYRSPLDPNAKVQSDKRIYAEISGHTLGDIVLTIKVISCFVYSKGSCPVVKELPFIPEACSSNSCPNSTRLSFSLDQLQELTSTTWDLECSVKLCYSEKCGDGGRVKRNLEVTQPCLQPPTQPCFDFGLPGVLGIAFGGFLIGVLLIGALWFIKIKTGYPAGLDMSSTAANLPGCPCSGAKRQPVSNNPSPSENSSANASIGSTQSTPTSSMA
- the eng gene encoding endoglin isoform X2, which produces MEGHMAPFALLLCIAAAASASSQTCDPKHVNGNPWFQVRDMLPGCWTSFVTEDQAEVHILSFSTTMFSLEMTNAKRMNLILTAPDTFHAISNINAGVNIYLNNNSSIVPHGNTPPNNVHKQDFPTQDEELVQWATQRFGGVTSFTTVRNLNAISTTGTTGTKPGSRHCNLQNEDASEKHFMEITSAPLAPSFTSCSPQQPKIPRDDMELHIVNIPENANICNVSLRVDTKNIRVFLRGPQGTTWIVLNAQYTQFGSNNDILLPNIPQRISPLHTLNSDNARDVQRKALEVFRVSTFTSYTELRPADSTILLVLVKSDNPAVTELVPGPEAVTPIAASDPHQMPLLMQLYNSPDYRSPLDPNAKVQSDKRIYAEISGHTLGDIVLTIKVISCFVYSKGSCPVVKELPFIPEACSSNSCPNSTRLSFSLDQLQELTSTTWDLECSVKLCYSEKCGDGGRVKRNLEVTQPCLQPPTQPCFDFGLPGVLGIAFGGFLIGVLLIGALWFIKIKTGK